Proteins encoded together in one Bos indicus isolate NIAB-ARS_2022 breed Sahiwal x Tharparkar chromosome 3, NIAB-ARS_B.indTharparkar_mat_pri_1.0, whole genome shotgun sequence window:
- the IFI44L gene encoding interferon-induced protein 44-like isoform X1 gives MAVTTTLTWNEERSFQKLLGNVSLRLLYKSSVHGRSTVEMQNRCRCQGPIVTVIYHSNSIFGVFTLGHSSDMSESFTEPNASFFFSLQKNETMEMKTVVLNSTVTFYRNNLTFCFSSYYNQKLSLNFEESRIYIPRIFEEELIVKSHAKSTFLECEVFRVEGIKDEAGYINRITRATQHRNSLLADVRAYSPYADLVSAIRILLLGPVGSGKSSFFNSVKSIFQGHLTRQAIVGSDVTSITEQYRIYSIKDGKYGQSLPFMLCDSMGLDEKEGVGLCVDDIPHILKGCVPDRYEFSPQKPITPKHPTFITSPSLKDRIHCVAYVFDINSMDNLSSKMVAKLKQIQKEVINCGVAQVALLTKVKNCNEVLQDNFLKMNKAMISQSQIQNVSKILGIPLSRILVVDNYASEREMDPVKDILILSALKQMFRATDDFLEDLPLE, from the exons ATGGCAGTGACAACCACATTGACATGGAATGAGGAAAGAAGTTTTCAAAAGCTGCTTGGAAATGTTTCTCTGAGACTTCTTTATAAGTCTAGTGTCCATGGAAGAAGCACTGTAGAAATGCAGAATAGGTGCCGTTGTCAAGGACCCATTGTAACAGTGATTTATCATTCCAACAGTATTTTTGGTGTCTTTACACTTGGGCATAGTTCTGACATGTCTGAAAGTTTTACAGAGCCAaatgcttccttctttttttcacttcaaaagaatgaaacaatggaaatgaaaactgtAGTTTTAAATTCAACAGTGACATTTTATCGTAATAACCTGACATTTTGTTTCTCTAGTTATTACAATCAAAAATTATCTCTAAATTTTGAAGAAAGTCGCATTTATATACCTAGAATTTTTGAGGAAGAATTAATTGTAAAATCTCACGCAAAGTCCACATTTTTAGAATGTGAAGTTTTTCGAGTTGAAG gaattaAGGATGAGGCAGGCTACATAAACAGGATAACAAGAGCCACACA GCACAGAAATAGTCTCCTAGCAGATGTCAGAGCCTACAGTCCCTATGCAGACTTGGTTTCAGCAATCCGTATTCTCTTGCTGGGTCCAGTTGGGTCTGGAAAGTCCAGTTTTTTCAATTCAGTGAAGTCCATTTTCCAAGGCCATTTGACTCGCCAAGCCATAGTGGGATCTGATGTCACCAGCATTACTGAACAG TATAGGATATATTCTATTAAAGATGGAAAATATGGCCAATCTCTGCCATTTATGTTGTGTGACTCCATGGGGCTGGATGAGAAAGAGGGAGTAGGCTTATGTGTGGATGACATACCCCACATCTTAAAAGGCTGTGTGCCAGACAGATATGAG TTTAGTCCCCAAAAACCAATTACACCCAAGCATCCTACTTTCATCACCTCTCCGTCACTGAAAGACAGGATCCACTGTGTGGCTTATGTCTTTGATATCAACTCTATGGACAATCTCTCCTCTAAAATGGTGGCAAAGCTCaaacaaattcaaaaagaagTAATAAACTGCG GTGTAGCACAAGTAGCATTACTTACTAAAGTGAAAAATTGCAATGAAGTTCTTCAAGACAACTTCTTAAAGATGAATAAGGCTATGATTTCTCAAAGCCAG ATACAGAATGTCAGCAAGATACTAGGCATTCCTCTTTCTAGAATATTGGTGGTTGACAATTATGCTTCAGAGAGGGAGATGGACCCTGTAAAGGACATTCTGATCCTCTCTGCACTGAAGCAGATGTTCCGGGCTACGGATGACTTCTTAGAGGATTTGCCTCTTGAGTAA
- the IFI44L gene encoding interferon-induced protein 44-like isoform X2 has translation MLCDSMGLDEKEGVGLCVDDIPHILKGCVPDRYEFSPQKPITPKHPTFITSPSLKDRIHCVAYVFDINSMDNLSSKMVAKLKQIQKEVINCGVAQVALLTKVKNCNEVLQDNFLKMNKAMISQSQIQNVSKILGIPLSRILVVDNYASEREMDPVKDILILSALKQMFRATDDFLEDLPLE, from the exons ATGTTGTGTGACTCCATGGGGCTGGATGAGAAAGAGGGAGTAGGCTTATGTGTGGATGACATACCCCACATCTTAAAAGGCTGTGTGCCAGACAGATATGAG TTTAGTCCCCAAAAACCAATTACACCCAAGCATCCTACTTTCATCACCTCTCCGTCACTGAAAGACAGGATCCACTGTGTGGCTTATGTCTTTGATATCAACTCTATGGACAATCTCTCCTCTAAAATGGTGGCAAAGCTCaaacaaattcaaaaagaagTAATAAACTGCG GTGTAGCACAAGTAGCATTACTTACTAAAGTGAAAAATTGCAATGAAGTTCTTCAAGACAACTTCTTAAAGATGAATAAGGCTATGATTTCTCAAAGCCAG ATACAGAATGTCAGCAAGATACTAGGCATTCCTCTTTCTAGAATATTGGTGGTTGACAATTATGCTTCAGAGAGGGAGATGGACCCTGTAAAGGACATTCTGATCCTCTCTGCACTGAAGCAGATGTTCCGGGCTACGGATGACTTCTTAGAGGATTTGCCTCTTGAGTAA